One Lycium ferocissimum isolate CSIRO_LF1 unplaced genomic scaffold, AGI_CSIRO_Lferr_CH_V1 ctg4649, whole genome shotgun sequence genomic region harbors:
- the LOC132044493 gene encoding protein STRUBBELIG-RECEPTOR FAMILY 6-like, which produces MRLLPVVIGILLCCSVIADTDPNDAAALRVMYSSLNSPGQLTKWTANGGDPCAENWKGITCSGNRVTEIKLSGLGLSGSLGYQLASLTSVTNFDISNNNLGNQLPYQLPPNVQRLNLASNGFNGGLPYSISQMTSLRYLDVSHNQIQGQVTAAFDSLSSLNTLDFSFNAMTGDLPQSFKALTSMHKMYLQNNQFTGTIDVLANLPLDDLNVENNRFTGWVPTQLQGIAKSNGNSWNSGPAPPPPPGTPPASRRHHNSGGKNSPSGGGGNGDGGGKSGIGGGAIAGIVISILVVGAIVAFFVIKKRSRRSSTDVEKHDNQPFAPLASQEVQELKTNQASAAPSVKAFEAPAVVNLRPPPIERHKSFDEDDIAAKPIVPPKKVNTAKINARQYSIADLQMATDSFSVDNLIGEGSFGRVYRAQFDDGKVLAVKKINSSALQNPEDFLDIVSEISRLHHPNVTELVGYCSEHGQHLLVYEFHKNGSLHEFLHLSDEESKPLTWNSRVKIALGTARALEYLHEVCSPSLVHNNIKSANILLDAELNPHLSDSGLASLIADADQTLDHNTGSGYGAPEVAMSGQFTIKSDVYSFGVVMLELLTGRKPFDSARTRSEQSLVRWATPQLHDIDALAKMVDPALEGLYPVKSLSRFADVIALCVQPEPEFRPPMSEVVEALVRLVQRANMSKRTVGARGETDAQDYEP; this is translated from the exons ATGAGGTTACTGCCGGTAGTCATCGGCATTTTGCTTTGTTGTTCTGTCATTGCCGACACAGATCCAAATGACG CTGCTGCTCTGAGAGTTATGTATAGCAGCCTAAATTCACCTGGGCAGCTAACAAAATGGACTGCCAATGGCGGTGATCCTTGTGCAGAGAACTGGAAAGGCATTACTTGCTCGGGCAATAGAGTTACTGAAAT CAAGTTATCAGGTCTTGGACTCTCTGGTTCACTGGGCTACCAATTAGCGAGTCTAACATCTGTGACTAATTT TGATATAAGCAATAACAATTTGGGAAACCAGTTGCCATATCAGCTTCCTCCAAATGTGCAAAGACT AAACCTTGCTAGTAATGGTTTTAATGGTGGCCTTCCGTATTCCATTTCACAGATGACTTCCCTCCGATACTT AGATGTCAGTCATAATCAAATTCAAGGACAAGTGACTGCCGCATTCGACTCTCTGTCTTCTCTCAACACATT GGATTTTTCATTCAATGCTATGACGGGTGACCTTCCTCAAAGCTTCAAGGCACTGACTAGTATGCACAAAAT GTATTTGCAAAACAACCAGTTCACAGGAACTATTGATGTCTTAGCCAATCTTCCTCTTGATGACTT GAATGTTGAGAACAACCGTTTTACTGGCTGGGTTCCTACTCAGTTGCAAGGGATCGCGAA ATCAAATGGTAATTCATGGAACTCAGGACCTGCACCCCCTCCTCCACCTGGCACACCCCCGGCAAGCAGGCGGCACCACAATTCAGGAGGCAAGAATAGCCCTTCTGGTGGTGGAGGCAATGGTGATGGTGGTGGTAAATCGGGGATAGGGGGTGGAGCCATTGCAGGCATAGTAATATCTATTCTAGTTGTTGGGGCAATTGTAGCATTCTTTGTTATCAAGAAGAGATCGAGACGGTCATCAACAGACGTCGAAAAACATGATAATCAGCCATTTGCTCCTCTTGCTTCACAGGAAGTACAAG AGTTGAAAACTAATCAAGCTTCCGCTGCGCCAAGTGTGAAAGCATTTGAAGCTCCTGCAGTAGTAAACCTAAGACCTCCACCTATTGAACGTCACAAGTCATTTGATGAAGATGACATAGCAGCAAAACCAATTGTCCCACCCAAGAAAGTTAATACAGCTAAAATAAATGCTAGACAATATTCAATCGCAGACCTACAGATGGCGACTGATAGCTTCAGTGTTGATAACCTTATTGGTGAGGGATCATTTGGGCGTGTTTATCGGGCTCAGTTCGATGATGGAAAG GTTCTTGCTGTCAAGAAAATCAACTCTTCTGCACTCCAGAATCCTGAAGATTTTCTCGATATTGTTTCTGAGATATCCCGGTTGCACCATCCAAATGTAACTGAGCTGGTTGGATATTGTTCAGAGCATGGGCAGCACCTTCTGGTTTATGAATTCCACAAAAATGGTTCTCTGCATGAGTTCCTGCATCTGTCAGATGAGGAAAGCAAGCCACTTACATGGAATAGCCGAGTTAAGATTGCACTAGGCACAGCAAGAGCATTAGA GTATCTGCATGAAGTTTGTTCACCGTCTTTGGTTCACAATAATATCAAATCTGCAAATATTTTACTTGATGCAGAACTCAATCCTCATCTATCAGACTCTGGATTGGCAAGTCTTATTGCTGATGCAGATCAG ACATTGGATCATAATACAGGATCTGGATATGGTGCACCCGAGGTTGCTATGTCTGGGCAGTTCACCATAAAGAGTGATGTGTACAGCTTTGGAGTGGTTATGTTGGAACTTCTTACCGGACGAAAACCTTTTGATAG CGCAAGAACAAGATCTGAACAATCTTTAGTTAGATGGGCAACACCTCAGCTGCACGATATTGATGCCCTGGCTAAGATGGTTGATCCAGCACTCGAGGGTCTCTATCCTGTTAAATCTCTATCACGCTTTGCTGATGTAATAGCTCTCTGTGTCCAG CCTGAGCCCGAGTTCAGGCCACCTATGTCAGAAGTGGTTGAAGCATTAGTTCGGCTAGTGCAACGAGCAAACATGAGCAAGAGGACAGTCGGTGCAAGGGGTGAAACAGATGCTCAGGACTATGAGCCATAG
- the LOC132044491 gene encoding 26S proteasome regulatory subunit 7 homolog A-like produces MAPPAADIEDEIKDEKNPRPLDEDDIALLKTYGLGPYSTSIKKAEKEIKEMAKKINDLRGIKESDTGLAAPSQWDLVSDKQMMQEEQPLQVARCTKIISPNTEDAKYVINVKQIAKFVVGLGDKVSPTDIEEGMRVGVDRNKYQIQIPLPPKIDPSVTMMTVEEKPDVTYNDVGGCKEQIEKMREVVELPMLHPEKFVKLGIDPPKGVLLYGPPGTGKTLLARAVANRTDACFIRVIGSELVQKYVGEGARMVRELFQMARSKKACIVFFDEVDAIGGARFDDGAGGDNEVQRTMLEIVNQLDGFDARGNIKVLMATNRPDTLDPALLRPGRLDRKVEFGLPDMESRTQIFKIHTRTMNCERDIRFELLARLCPNSTGADIRSVCTEAGMYAIRARRKTVTEKDFLDAVNKVIKGYQKFSATPKYMVYN; encoded by the exons ATGGCACCTCCAGCAGCAGATATCGAAGATGAGATTAAGGACGAGAAAAACCCTAGGCCACTTGATGAAGATGATATTGCTTTACTCAAGACTTAT GGTTTGGGGCCTTATTCAACAAGCATAAAGAAAGCTGAGAAGGAGATCAAGGAAATggcaaaaaagataaatgatttGCGTG GTATTAAGGAATCTGACACTGGATTGGCTGCACCAAGTCAATGGGATCTAGTTTCTGATAAACAGATGATGCAGGAGGAGCAACCTCTTCAG GTGGCTAGGTGTACAAAGATAATTAGCCCCAATACTGAAGATGcaaaatatgttataaatgtcaAGCAAATTGCTAAG tttgttgttggattgggtGATAAAGTTTCGCCAACTGATATTGAAGAAGGCATGAGAGTCGG CGTTGATAGGAACAAATATCAAATTCAGATTCCGTTGCCCCCAAAAATTGATCCAAGTGTCACAATGATGACTGTCGAGGAAAAACCTGATGTTACATACAATGACGTTGGAGGATGTAAGGAGCAAATTGAAAAGATGCGAGAG GTTGTTGAGCTTCCCATGCTTCACCCTGAAAAATTTGTCAAACTTGGAATTGATCCCCCTAAGGGTGTTCTCTTGTATGGTCCTCCTGGTACTGGGAAAACACTGCTTGCCAGAGCAGTTGCAAATCGTACAGATGCATGCTTCATTCGCGTTATTGGTAGTGAGCTTGTTCAGAAATATGTTGGTGAGGGGGCTAGAATGGTTCGTGAACTGTTCCAG ATGGCACGCTCCAAGAAGGCCTGCATTGTGTTTTTCGACGAAGTAGATGCCATTGGAGGTGCACGATTTGACGATGGAGCCGGGGGAGACAATGAGGTTCAACGAACCATGCTTGAAATTGTTAACCAGCTTGATGGTTTTGATGCTCGCGGGAATATTAAAGTTCTCATGGCAACGAACAG ACCTGATACACTTGATCCAGCTTTATTACGTCCTGGACGATTGGATCGCAAAGTTGAATTTGGTCTGCCTGATATGGAGAGTAGGACACAGATATTTAAGATTCATACACGGACAATGAACTGTGAGCGGGATATTCGGTTTGAACTCTTGGCCCGTCTCTGTCCTAACTCTACAG GAGCTGACATTAGAAGTGTGTGCACGGAGGCTGGAATGTATGCTATTCGAGCAAGGAGGAAAACTGTCACGGAGAAAGACTTTTTAGATGCTGTCAATAAGGTTATTAAAGGGTATCAGAAGTTCAGTGCAACGCCGAAGTACATGGTCTACAATTGA